A single region of the Halobacterium wangiae genome encodes:
- a CDS encoding response regulator has protein sequence MTEQTRGEEPANVLLVEDNPGDVRLAREAFETGSDADTLHVVNDGDEALDFLFRRGDYEDAPRVDVVLLDLNLPRKNGDEVLAEVRADPELARIPVVVFTSSESETDVVRSYDLQANAYLTKPVDPGAFIEAVQAFKRFWLSAVRLPDRD, from the coding sequence GTGACAGAGCAGACCCGAGGCGAGGAGCCGGCGAACGTCCTGCTCGTCGAGGACAACCCGGGGGACGTCCGGCTCGCGCGGGAAGCCTTCGAGACGGGGAGCGACGCCGACACCCTCCACGTCGTCAACGACGGCGACGAGGCCCTGGACTTCCTCTTCCGCCGTGGCGACTACGAGGACGCACCGCGGGTCGACGTCGTGTTGCTGGACCTCAACCTCCCGCGGAAGAACGGCGACGAGGTGCTCGCGGAGGTCCGCGCCGACCCCGAACTCGCGCGCATCCCAGTCGTCGTGTTCACGAGTTCCGAGTCGGAGACGGACGTGGTCCGCTCGTACGACCTGCAGGCGAACGCGTACCTGACGAAGCCGGTCGACCCCGGGGCGTTCATCGAGGCGGTGCAGGCCTTCAAACGGTTCTGGCTCTCCGCCGTTCGACTCCCGGACCGCGACTGA
- a CDS encoding zinc-dependent alcohol dehydrogenase, with protein MRALCWEGTNDLRVEDVPDPEIVNPRDVVLAVSKTTACGSDLHFIDGYLPTMREGDVIGHEFMGEVAEVGRKVDDVEVGDRVVVPSFVGCGSCTFCQTDQWSLCDNTNPNPELQEPVLGYSTAGIYGYTHAFGGYAGSHAEYVRVPHADENCFHVPDELEDEQALFASDAWATGYMGADFCDVEPGDTVAVWGCGGVGLMAQQSAALMGADQVIGIDRFPERLRMARNEAGSETIDYTAVDSVVDTLKSMTGGRGPDACIDAVGMEAHGTGTMHAVDSAKQKLRLHTDRGEALRQAIVACRKGGTLSILGVYGVMDTFPLGVVMNKGLTVRTAQQHGQRYVPELLDHVSEGRMDPSYLATHEFSLEDSPEGYELFKEKADGCVRPVFTP; from the coding sequence GTGAGGGCGCTCTGCTGGGAGGGGACCAACGACCTCCGCGTGGAGGACGTCCCCGACCCCGAGATCGTCAACCCCCGGGACGTCGTCCTGGCGGTGTCGAAGACCACGGCCTGCGGTTCGGACCTCCACTTCATCGACGGCTACCTCCCGACGATGCGAGAGGGCGACGTCATCGGTCACGAGTTCATGGGCGAGGTGGCCGAGGTCGGTCGCAAGGTCGACGACGTCGAGGTGGGCGACCGCGTCGTCGTCCCATCGTTCGTCGGCTGCGGGAGCTGTACGTTCTGCCAGACCGACCAGTGGTCGCTCTGTGACAACACGAACCCGAACCCGGAACTCCAAGAGCCGGTGCTCGGCTACTCGACGGCGGGTATCTACGGGTACACGCACGCGTTCGGCGGCTACGCGGGCTCTCACGCGGAGTACGTCCGGGTACCGCACGCCGACGAGAACTGCTTCCACGTCCCCGACGAACTCGAGGACGAGCAGGCGCTGTTCGCCTCCGACGCGTGGGCGACGGGCTACATGGGCGCGGACTTCTGCGACGTCGAACCCGGGGACACCGTGGCCGTCTGGGGCTGTGGCGGCGTCGGGCTGATGGCCCAGCAGAGCGCCGCGCTAATGGGTGCCGACCAGGTTATCGGCATCGACCGGTTCCCCGAACGCCTCCGAATGGCGCGCAACGAGGCGGGCTCGGAGACCATCGACTACACCGCCGTCGACAGCGTCGTCGACACTCTCAAGTCGATGACCGGCGGGCGCGGCCCCGACGCCTGCATCGACGCCGTCGGGATGGAGGCCCACGGGACGGGAACGATGCACGCCGTCGACAGCGCGAAGCAGAAACTCCGGCTGCACACCGACCGCGGGGAGGCGCTGCGGCAGGCCATCGTCGCCTGTCGGAAGGGCGGCACGCTCTCCATCCTGGGCGTCTACGGCGTGATGGACACGTTCCCCCTCGGCGTCGTGATGAACAAGGGCCTCACCGTCCGCACCGCACAGCAGCACGGCCAGCGCTACGTCCCGGAGCTACTCGACCACGTCTCCGAGGGCCGGATGGACCCGTCGTACCTGGCCACCCACGAGTTCTCCCTGGAGGACTCCCCGGAGGGGTACGAACTGTTCAAGGAGAAGGCCGACGGCTGCGTCCGCCCCGTGTTCACGCCCTGA
- a CDS encoding DUF7344 domain-containing protein encodes MTADERVSADHAALAALDVDTDALMDVLSHARRRFVVACLAEYETPLTLPDVADELAVWEYDARITEVPADAVAAIHADLYHTHVPKMADAGVVDYNPERELVALAEPSRELATYVELPSVR; translated from the coding sequence ATGACTGCAGACGAACGCGTCAGCGCCGACCACGCTGCACTCGCCGCCCTCGACGTGGACACTGACGCACTCATGGACGTGCTGTCCCACGCTCGCCGCCGGTTCGTCGTCGCCTGTCTCGCGGAGTACGAGACGCCGCTCACCCTCCCGGACGTCGCGGACGAGCTCGCGGTCTGGGAGTACGACGCCCGCATCACCGAAGTCCCCGCAGACGCTGTCGCCGCGATCCACGCCGACCTCTACCACACCCACGTACCGAAGATGGCCGACGCCGGCGTCGTCGACTACAATCCGGAGCGAGAGCTCGTGGCGCTCGCGGAGCCGAGCCGGGAGCTGGCGACCTACGTCGAACTCCCCTCCGTCCGGTAG
- a CDS encoding cation:proton antiporter: MGVYEIGLLVVGIALLGTAILPRLLEHRPLSFPIVYMTTGFLLFAFLPGTPTLEPVENAHLTERLTELVVIISLMGAGLKLDRPFSLRSWSSTWRLLVVALPLTAALVAVLAWGVLGLLPATAILLGAVVSPTDPVLASGIEAGAPLTEIEEEQDPSHRWGSVRFALTSEAGLNDGLAFPLTNLAIAVAGASLLAPEEWLADWLLVDVGYKIVVGTLIGYAIGHLMARLLFRIPATKSVAELMGRGEEVMAGVEALATTLIAYGVTEQLHGYGFIAVFVAALALRHAEWEHDYYVELHDFAVLAERLLMATVLVLFGGAIAGGLLAPLTVGGALVGLALLLVIRPVVGILSLVGTSASWPERIVVGAFGIRGIGSFYYLSHALAESSFQEIELVVAANQLWAIVGFVVLSSIVVHGISSSAVMDALDRWKEQGGGTPTDADAETS, encoded by the coding sequence ATGGGTGTCTACGAAATCGGGCTGCTGGTCGTCGGCATCGCGCTCCTCGGCACGGCCATACTGCCCCGTCTGCTCGAACACAGGCCGCTGTCGTTCCCCATCGTCTACATGACGACCGGCTTCCTGCTGTTCGCGTTCCTCCCCGGAACGCCGACGCTCGAGCCAGTCGAGAACGCCCACCTGACCGAGCGGCTCACCGAACTCGTCGTCATCATCTCGCTGATGGGCGCCGGCCTCAAACTCGACCGCCCGTTCTCGCTGCGGTCGTGGTCCTCGACGTGGCGGCTGCTCGTCGTCGCGTTGCCCCTCACGGCCGCCCTGGTGGCGGTGCTCGCGTGGGGCGTCCTCGGCCTCCTCCCGGCGACGGCCATCCTGCTGGGCGCCGTCGTCTCGCCGACCGACCCGGTGCTCGCCTCCGGCATCGAGGCGGGTGCGCCCCTGACCGAGATCGAGGAGGAGCAGGACCCGAGCCACAGGTGGGGGTCGGTCCGGTTCGCGCTCACCTCCGAGGCCGGCCTCAACGACGGGCTCGCGTTCCCGCTGACGAACCTCGCTATCGCCGTCGCGGGAGCGTCGCTGCTCGCCCCGGAGGAGTGGCTGGCCGACTGGCTGCTCGTCGACGTCGGCTACAAGATCGTCGTCGGCACGCTCATCGGCTACGCCATCGGACACCTCATGGCCCGCCTCCTGTTCCGCATCCCGGCGACGAAGAGCGTCGCGGAACTGATGGGGCGCGGCGAGGAGGTGATGGCGGGCGTCGAGGCGCTGGCGACGACGCTCATCGCGTACGGCGTCACCGAGCAACTCCACGGCTACGGCTTCATCGCCGTCTTCGTCGCCGCGCTGGCGCTCCGGCACGCCGAGTGGGAACACGACTACTACGTGGAGCTCCACGACTTCGCCGTCCTCGCCGAGCGGTTGCTGATGGCGACCGTCCTGGTGTTGTTCGGCGGTGCGATCGCCGGCGGCCTGCTCGCGCCCCTGACCGTGGGGGGAGCGCTGGTCGGGCTGGCGCTCCTGCTCGTCATCCGTCCGGTGGTCGGCATCCTCAGCTTAGTGGGCACCAGCGCCTCGTGGCCGGAGCGCATCGTCGTCGGCGCGTTCGGCATCCGGGGGATCGGGTCGTTCTACTACCTCTCGCACGCGCTCGCCGAGTCGTCGTTCCAGGAGATCGAACTCGTCGTCGCCGCCAACCAGCTGTGGGCGATCGTCGGCTTCGTCGTCCTCTCGTCGATCGTCGTCCACGGCATCAGTTCGAGCGCGGTGATGGACGCACTCGACAGGTGGAAAGAACAGGGTGGCGGGACCCCGACGGACGCCGACGCCGAGACGTCCTGA
- a CDS encoding SDR family oxidoreductase gives MNVDLKPVDQQVVVVTGATSGIGLATARMAAERGAKVVLAARSEDALAELAEEITAAGGDATYVVADVRDRDDVARIARTAEETYGGFDTWVNVAGAFLYGRLDETPIEDMRAQFETNVWGLLYGSLEAADHLAERGGAIVNIGSVVSDRAIPLQGSYSASKHAVKGFTDALRMELEEEGAPVSVTLVKPAAIDTPYPEHAKNYMDEEATLPPPVYAPETAARAILEAAEQPQRDVFVGGGAKGMAALGNYAAGLTDRIMEATFFDQQRTGQQPAQPDRSGIDEPVGELEERGDHEGHVAQSSIYTRLSQGRSSGPLLRGGIVLAGLYGAYRMLRGRR, from the coding sequence ATGAACGTGGACCTGAAACCCGTCGACCAGCAGGTGGTCGTCGTCACGGGCGCGACCTCCGGTATCGGGCTGGCGACCGCGCGAATGGCCGCCGAGCGCGGAGCGAAGGTGGTGTTGGCCGCCCGGAGCGAGGACGCGCTCGCGGAGCTGGCCGAGGAGATAACGGCCGCGGGCGGCGACGCGACGTACGTCGTGGCGGACGTGCGGGACCGAGACGACGTGGCCCGAATCGCTCGCACGGCCGAGGAGACGTACGGCGGCTTCGACACGTGGGTCAACGTCGCCGGCGCGTTCCTCTACGGCAGACTCGACGAGACACCCATCGAGGACATGCGCGCACAGTTCGAGACGAACGTCTGGGGGCTGCTGTACGGCAGCCTCGAGGCCGCCGACCACCTCGCGGAGCGCGGCGGCGCCATCGTCAACATCGGCAGCGTCGTCTCCGACCGCGCCATCCCGCTGCAGGGGAGTTACTCCGCGTCGAAGCACGCCGTCAAGGGGTTCACGGACGCGCTGCGGATGGAACTGGAGGAGGAGGGTGCGCCCGTGTCGGTGACGCTCGTCAAACCGGCGGCCATCGACACGCCGTACCCCGAACACGCGAAGAACTACATGGACGAGGAGGCGACGCTCCCGCCGCCTGTCTACGCCCCGGAGACGGCCGCGCGCGCCATCCTGGAGGCCGCCGAGCAGCCCCAGCGGGACGTCTTCGTCGGCGGCGGCGCGAAGGGGATGGCGGCGCTGGGCAACTACGCCGCGGGGCTCACGGACCGCATCATGGAGGCGACGTTCTTCGACCAGCAGCGGACGGGCCAGCAACCCGCCCAGCCCGACCGGAGCGGCATCGACGAACCCGTGGGTGAACTCGAGGAACGCGGCGACCACGAGGGCCACGTCGCGCAGTCGAGCATCTACACCCGACTCTCCCAGGGACGCTCCTCCGGGCCGCTTCTCCGTGGCGGCATCGTCCTGGCGGGGCTCTACGGCGCCTACCGAATGCTTCGAGGGCGGCGGTGA
- a CDS encoding D-2-hydroxyacid dehydrogenase, producing MVDIAVLRRGTHGLPMDEYAAALRERLPDREIALARTPGEERDLVADAPVVTGSSIDEELLSVADELELFACAYAGYGHLPMDALRERGVAVTNAAGIHAPSIAEQVLGYLLTFARDLHEGWRRQQNREYRHYQARELGGSTVTVVGMGAIGHAVVERLRGFDVDTIGVRYTPEKGGPTDEVIGFDEEAFHDALARTDYLVLATPLTDTTRGLVDEAAFHTLPPESVLVNVARGGVVETDALVHALQKQSIRGAALDVTDPEPLPESHPLWNFENVLLTPHNAGHTPEHWPRLADIVATNVPRLGTDEDLENRVD from the coding sequence ATGGTCGACATCGCCGTCCTCCGCCGGGGAACGCACGGCCTGCCGATGGACGAGTACGCCGCGGCGCTCCGCGAGCGCCTGCCGGACCGCGAGATAGCGCTCGCGCGGACGCCCGGCGAAGAGCGAGACCTCGTCGCCGACGCGCCCGTCGTCACCGGCAGTAGCATCGACGAGGAACTCCTCTCGGTTGCCGACGAACTGGAACTGTTCGCGTGTGCCTACGCGGGCTACGGCCACCTGCCGATGGACGCGCTCCGCGAACGCGGCGTCGCCGTCACCAACGCCGCGGGCATCCACGCGCCGAGCATCGCCGAGCAGGTGCTGGGCTACCTCCTGACGTTCGCCCGTGACCTCCACGAGGGGTGGCGACGCCAACAGAACCGCGAGTACCGCCACTACCAGGCCCGCGAACTCGGGGGGTCGACGGTGACCGTCGTCGGGATGGGCGCCATCGGGCACGCCGTCGTCGAGCGCCTGCGGGGGTTCGACGTCGACACTATCGGTGTGCGGTACACGCCGGAGAAGGGCGGCCCGACCGACGAGGTGATCGGATTCGACGAGGAGGCGTTCCACGACGCGCTCGCCCGGACTGACTACCTCGTGCTGGCGACCCCCCTGACCGACACGACCCGCGGCCTCGTCGACGAGGCGGCGTTCCACACGCTACCCCCGGAGAGCGTGCTCGTGAACGTTGCGCGCGGCGGCGTGGTGGAGACGGACGCGCTCGTCCACGCGCTCCAGAAGCAGTCGATCCGCGGGGCCGCCCTCGACGTCACCGACCCGGAACCGCTCCCCGAGTCCCACCCGCTGTGGAACTTCGAGAACGTCCTGCTGACGCCGCACAACGCCGGCCACACGCCCGAGCACTGGCCTCGACTGGCGGACATCGTGGCGACGAACGTCCCGCGACTCGGGACCGACGAGGACCTGGAGAACAGAGTCGATTAG
- a CDS encoding PAS domain S-box protein, which translates to MDASATELDRRARQQAVVAELGQQALETDDVAQLLHDAAAVVAEILDIDYSAVLELLPEGEEALLRAGAGWRDDLVGSAAVAADPDSATGYALHGDGTAVVADLSADERFSGSGLLDDHDVVSGVSVVVGPPDDPWGVLGAYATDHREFSEHDVNFLQGVANVLGAAIENERTERERVERDVEEIYGRISDAFYALDEEWRFTYLNDRAHELINPEGRTLVGERIWEAFPEAASRQFAEQYERAMSDQETVSFEAYYPEPLDAWFEVRAYPSETGLSVYFRDVTERREYERQLAESEQRYRTLAEHFPNGIVTLFDRELRYTLAAGQVFDDLPVARGELEGSGPWDVWGSDVAEDLVPLMESALDGEEGAVELSYADREWLVHVVPVADDHGEVFAGMTMAQDTTEQAERERRLQRYETIVETVNDGVYVVDENGDFSMVNQAYASMLGYSPAELVGTAASSVVVDDEVVERVEEQRQGLLEGTIEPSTIEAELRTASGDTVLTEATFAPLEADGESGWYRVGVVRDITERRARERRLAESERRYRALVENFPNGAVGLFDADLRYTAVGGELMDDLDVDPEDRLGATIRELHPDELADRLEPRFRAALDGETRSFELELHGRHLLVNTHPIESGDSFTGMVVVQDVTERREVQRELQESEAKLRMLAENVDEVVWMATADVEEFVYVNPAFEDLWGMDRERLYEDPMAFLEAVHRADRDRVRERFEALPSEPFDGEYRIVRPDGELRWVHAQGARVGDEDGEMTRIVGTAQDVTERKEHEQELERRARQQQVVADLGQFALETDDLDELMDEAARQVADVLDTDYCKVLDLQAGADELLLRQGAGWREGVVGSTTVSAVERDSQASYTLLSDEPVVVEDLETEHRFSGPDLLTSHDVRSGISTIVGSVDDPWGILGTHDTEPRVFTEEDVNFVQTVANVLAEAVKRERYQSDLESLVENLEESNERLEQFAYAASHDLQEPLRMVSSYLQLVETRYGDDLDDDGREFIDFAVDGADRMRTMIEGLLEYSRVDSRGNPLEPVALDSVFADVLDDLQVRIEEADAEIVHEPLPVVDGDAGQLRQLFQNLLDNAIEYSGEAPPSVEVTAERETDAWRISVHDEGIGIAPADAQRVFDVFQRLHSQAEHAGTGIGLALAERIVERHGGEIWVESTPGEGTTFSFTLPSEGSHSR; encoded by the coding sequence ATGGATGCCTCCGCCACGGAACTCGACAGGCGGGCTCGCCAGCAGGCGGTCGTCGCCGAACTCGGACAGCAGGCCCTGGAGACCGACGACGTAGCGCAGTTGCTACACGACGCCGCGGCGGTCGTCGCCGAGATTCTGGACATCGACTACTCGGCCGTCCTCGAACTGCTCCCCGAGGGCGAGGAGGCGTTGCTTCGTGCGGGCGCCGGCTGGCGCGACGACCTGGTCGGGAGCGCAGCGGTAGCCGCGGACCCGGACTCGGCGACTGGCTACGCCCTCCACGGCGACGGCACGGCCGTCGTCGCGGACCTGTCCGCCGACGAACGGTTCTCCGGGTCGGGGCTGCTCGACGACCACGACGTCGTGAGCGGTGTCAGCGTCGTCGTCGGCCCGCCCGACGACCCGTGGGGCGTCCTCGGTGCGTACGCGACCGATCACCGGGAGTTCTCGGAGCACGACGTGAACTTCCTCCAGGGCGTCGCCAACGTACTGGGGGCGGCTATCGAGAACGAACGCACCGAGCGCGAGCGTGTCGAGCGGGACGTCGAGGAGATCTACGGCCGCATCTCGGACGCCTTCTACGCGCTCGACGAGGAGTGGCGGTTCACGTACCTGAACGACCGCGCTCACGAGCTGATCAACCCCGAGGGCCGTACGCTGGTCGGGGAACGGATCTGGGAGGCGTTCCCCGAGGCTGCCAGCCGGCAGTTCGCGGAGCAGTACGAACGCGCGATGAGCGACCAGGAAACCGTCTCCTTCGAGGCGTACTACCCCGAGCCACTGGACGCGTGGTTCGAGGTCCGGGCCTACCCCTCGGAGACCGGGCTGTCGGTGTACTTCCGGGACGTCACCGAGCGCCGCGAGTACGAGCGACAGCTCGCGGAGAGCGAGCAGCGCTACCGGACGCTCGCCGAACACTTCCCGAACGGCATCGTCACGCTGTTCGACCGGGAGCTCCGGTACACGCTCGCGGCGGGACAGGTCTTCGACGACCTCCCCGTCGCTCGTGGCGAACTGGAGGGGAGTGGTCCGTGGGACGTCTGGGGTAGTGACGTCGCCGAAGACCTCGTCCCGCTGATGGAGTCCGCTCTCGACGGCGAGGAGGGGGCGGTCGAACTGTCGTACGCCGACCGGGAGTGGCTGGTCCACGTGGTGCCGGTGGCCGACGACCACGGCGAGGTGTTCGCGGGGATGACGATGGCCCAGGACACGACCGAGCAGGCGGAGCGCGAGCGGCGCCTCCAGCGCTACGAGACCATCGTCGAGACGGTGAACGACGGCGTCTACGTCGTCGACGAGAACGGCGACTTCTCGATGGTGAACCAGGCGTACGCGTCGATGCTCGGCTACTCCCCGGCGGAACTCGTCGGTACTGCCGCCTCCTCGGTCGTCGTCGACGACGAGGTGGTCGAACGAGTCGAGGAGCAGCGACAGGGGTTACTGGAGGGGACGATCGAACCGTCCACTATCGAGGCCGAGTTGCGGACCGCCAGTGGCGACACCGTTCTGACCGAGGCGACGTTCGCGCCACTCGAGGCGGACGGGGAGTCCGGCTGGTACCGTGTCGGCGTGGTGCGGGACATCACGGAGCGGAGAGCGCGCGAGCGGAGGCTCGCGGAGAGCGAGCGCCGCTACCGCGCACTCGTCGAGAACTTCCCGAACGGGGCAGTGGGGCTGTTCGACGCGGACCTGCGGTACACTGCCGTGGGTGGAGAACTGATGGACGACCTCGACGTCGACCCCGAGGACCGACTCGGCGCCACCATCCGCGAACTCCACCCGGACGAGTTAGCCGACAGGCTCGAACCGCGGTTCAGGGCCGCCCTCGACGGCGAAACGCGCTCGTTCGAACTCGAACTCCACGGGCGCCACCTCCTCGTCAACACCCACCCGATCGAGTCCGGCGACTCGTTCACCGGGATGGTCGTCGTCCAGGACGTCACGGAGCGCCGGGAGGTCCAGCGCGAACTCCAGGAGAGCGAGGCGAAACTCCGCATGCTCGCGGAGAACGTCGACGAGGTCGTCTGGATGGCGACCGCGGACGTCGAGGAGTTCGTCTACGTCAACCCGGCGTTCGAGGACCTCTGGGGGATGGACCGGGAACGGCTGTACGAGGACCCGATGGCCTTCCTCGAGGCGGTCCACCGGGCGGACCGCGACCGCGTCCGCGAGAGGTTCGAGGCGCTCCCGTCCGAGCCCTTCGACGGCGAGTACCGCATCGTCCGGCCCGACGGCGAACTCCGGTGGGTCCACGCACAGGGTGCCCGGGTGGGCGACGAGGACGGCGAGATGACGCGCATCGTCGGCACCGCCCAGGACGTCACCGAGCGGAAGGAACACGAGCAGGAACTCGAGCGACGCGCCCGCCAGCAGCAGGTCGTCGCGGACCTCGGGCAGTTCGCGCTCGAGACCGACGACCTCGACGAACTCATGGACGAGGCGGCCCGGCAGGTCGCGGACGTCCTCGACACCGACTACTGTAAGGTGCTGGACCTCCAGGCTGGTGCCGACGAACTCCTGCTCCGGCAGGGTGCCGGCTGGCGCGAGGGTGTCGTCGGCTCCACGACGGTGTCGGCCGTCGAGCGGGACTCGCAAGCGTCCTACACGCTGTTGTCCGACGAGCCGGTGGTCGTCGAGGACCTCGAGACGGAACACCGATTCTCCGGCCCGGACCTCCTCACGAGCCACGACGTGCGCAGCGGCATCAGTACCATCGTCGGCTCGGTCGACGACCCGTGGGGCATCCTCGGCACCCACGACACGGAGCCACGGGTGTTCACCGAGGAGGACGTGAACTTCGTCCAGACCGTCGCCAACGTGCTCGCGGAGGCTGTCAAGCGCGAGCGGTACCAGAGCGACCTCGAGAGTCTGGTCGAGAACCTCGAGGAGTCCAACGAGCGCCTCGAGCAGTTCGCGTACGCGGCGTCACACGACCTCCAGGAGCCGCTGCGGATGGTGTCGAGTTACCTGCAACTCGTCGAGACCCGGTACGGCGACGATCTGGACGACGATGGCCGGGAGTTCATCGACTTCGCCGTCGACGGCGCCGACCGGATGCGGACGATGATCGAAGGCCTCCTCGAGTACTCGCGCGTGGACTCCCGCGGGAACCCGCTCGAACCGGTCGCCCTGGACAGTGTGTTCGCGGACGTGCTGGACGACCTGCAGGTGCGCATCGAGGAGGCGGACGCCGAGATCGTCCACGAACCGTTGCCGGTCGTCGACGGCGACGCGGGGCAGTTGCGGCAGTTGTTCCAGAATCTGCTGGACAACGCCATCGAGTACAGTGGTGAGGCGCCGCCGAGCGTGGAGGTGACCGCCGAGCGGGAGACCGACGCGTGGCGGATTTCGGTCCACGACGAGGGGATCGGTATCGCCCCGGCGGACGCCCAGCGAGTGTTCGACGTGTTCCAGCGCCTGCACTCCCAGGCCGAGCACGCGGGCACGGGAATCGGTCTGGCGCTCGCAGAGCGCATCGTCGAGCGTCACGGTGGGGAGATCTGGGTCGAGTCCACTCCCGGCGAGGGGACGACGTTCTCGTTCACGCTCCCGTCCGAGGGGTCCCACAGCAGGTGA
- the asd gene encoding aspartate-semialdehyde dehydrogenase — translation MTTVGVLGATGAVGQRFVQLLDDHPDFELSVLTASSDSAGKPYREAAGWRLDTPIPDSTADITVRETDPAAIPDDTDLLFSALPSGVGERVEPELCEAGFVVSSNSSNARTADDVPLVIPEVNADHLDLIEVQRDERGWDGALVKNPNCSTITMVPTLNALDEFGLDRVHVSTLQAVSGAGYSGVTSMEILDNVVPHIGGEEEKMETESRKLLGEFTGAEVEWHDAVVSASCNRVPTLDGHLENVFAETDDDPTVADVAAAFEDAPTLDLPSAPDPLIEVFEDPSRPQPRLDRMLGDGMAVAAGGIQETETGVQYNCLAHNTVRGAAGASLLNGELLAREGWL, via the coding sequence ATGACTACTGTAGGCGTACTCGGCGCGACCGGTGCCGTCGGGCAGCGGTTCGTCCAGTTGCTCGACGACCACCCGGACTTCGAACTCTCTGTACTCACTGCGAGCTCCGACAGCGCGGGGAAGCCGTACCGCGAGGCCGCCGGCTGGCGACTCGATACGCCCATCCCCGACTCGACGGCAGACATCACCGTCCGCGAGACGGACCCCGCGGCGATTCCCGACGACACCGACCTCCTCTTCTCGGCGCTCCCGTCGGGCGTCGGCGAGCGCGTCGAACCGGAACTCTGCGAGGCGGGCTTCGTCGTCTCCTCGAACTCCTCGAACGCGCGTACGGCCGACGACGTGCCCCTCGTCATCCCCGAGGTGAACGCCGACCACCTCGACCTCATCGAGGTGCAGCGCGACGAGCGCGGGTGGGACGGCGCGCTCGTGAAGAACCCGAACTGCTCGACCATCACGATGGTCCCTACCCTGAACGCACTCGACGAGTTCGGCCTCGACCGCGTCCACGTCTCGACGCTCCAGGCCGTCTCGGGCGCGGGCTACTCGGGCGTCACGTCGATGGAGATCCTGGACAACGTCGTCCCGCACATCGGCGGCGAGGAGGAGAAGATGGAGACCGAATCCAGGAAACTCCTCGGGGAGTTCACCGGCGCGGAAGTCGAGTGGCACGACGCCGTCGTCTCCGCGTCCTGCAACCGCGTCCCGACCCTCGACGGCCACCTCGAGAACGTGTTCGCGGAGACCGACGACGACCCGACGGTCGCGGACGTCGCCGCGGCGTTCGAGGACGCGCCCACCCTCGACCTGCCGAGCGCGCCCGACCCGCTGATCGAGGTGTTCGAGGACCCCAGCCGCCCCCAGCCGCGTCTCGACCGGATGCTCGGCGACGGGATGGCCGTCGCCGCGGGCGGCATCCAGGAGACGGAGACGGGCGTCCAGTACAACTGCCTCGCGCACAACACCGTCCGCGGCGCCGCGGGCGCCAGCCTCCTCAACGGCGAACTGCTCGCCCGCGAGGGCTGGCTGTAG
- a CDS encoding SRPBCC family protein has protein sequence MSTAEPDERSGEEPAEREWTGLQSREINVGRWERVVSAGVGAVLLVRGLRRQSIRGVLMTVVGGALLSRGVSGQSILYRVVGVIRSESDNREPGATADATEFEQSITVAGEAEDLADYWRDPDRLDQVVGHFATVRPVDEERRHWQVEGPLGRTVSWQSRIVEERPGELLRWESTAGASLPNEWSVRFEPAPADRGTEVTLRVRFDPPGGRLGGMALERFGLVPRTMVGKALHRFKSLAETGEVPTLEGNPSGRGRGDLL, from the coding sequence ATGAGCACTGCCGAACCGGACGAGCGGTCGGGCGAGGAACCGGCCGAGAGGGAGTGGACGGGTCTGCAGTCGAGAGAGATCAACGTCGGTCGCTGGGAACGAGTCGTCTCCGCCGGTGTCGGTGCCGTGCTGCTCGTTCGCGGTCTCAGGCGGCAGTCGATTCGTGGGGTTCTCATGACGGTCGTCGGCGGAGCACTACTCTCCCGTGGCGTCTCGGGACAGAGCATCCTCTACCGGGTGGTCGGCGTGATCAGGAGCGAGAGCGACAACCGCGAGCCCGGTGCGACCGCCGACGCGACCGAGTTCGAGCAGTCCATCACCGTCGCTGGGGAGGCCGAGGACCTCGCCGACTACTGGCGCGACCCCGACAGGCTGGACCAGGTCGTCGGCCACTTCGCGACGGTCAGACCGGTCGACGAGGAGCGCCGGCACTGGCAGGTGGAGGGGCCGCTGGGTCGAACGGTCTCCTGGCAGTCCCGCATCGTCGAGGAGCGCCCCGGCGAACTGCTCCGCTGGGAGTCCACGGCGGGCGCGTCGCTGCCCAACGAGTGGTCGGTGCGCTTCGAACCCGCGCCCGCCGACCGGGGAACGGAGGTGACCCTCCGCGTGCGCTTCGACCCGCCGGGCGGCAGGCTCGGGGGGATGGCTCTGGAGCGGTTCGGGCTCGTCCCCCGGACGATGGTCGGCAAGGCACTTCACCGGTTCAAGAGCCTCGCGGAGACGGGGGAGGTGCCGACGCTCGAAGGGAACCCGTCGGGTCGCGGCCGGGGTGACCTGCTGTGA